The sequence ATGCAAACATAATTTATTTTCCAGAATAAAGCACCAATTATCTTTACCTCCACGCTCAAAATCATTCCCGGAGTCACCCCATGAGCGAATCTACTTTCCCCCCAGCCTCTCCGTCCCTTCCCGACGAAGCCCGCCTGCGCCGCTGGCGCCTCGTGCTGGGCGGCGAAGCCGAAAGCAGTTGCGGCAAGCTCTCGGGCGCGCCGGCTGAAATGGACCAGGCGCTGTCCGCCCTCTACGACGCCGACGGCAAGAACGGCCTGGGCCGCAGCAGCAGCCGCCAGGGCGGGCGCGGTGGCTCGGCGCCCAGCGTGGCGCGCTGGCTGGGCGACATCCGCAAATACTTTCCCAGCTCCGTCGTGCAGGTCATGCAGCACGACGCGCTGGAGCGGCTGAACCTGCGCGACATGCTGCTGCAGCCCGAAATGCTGGAGAGCGTCCAGCCCGACGTGCATCTGGTCGCCAGCCTGATTTCGCTCTCGCGCGTGATTCCCGCCACCACCAAGGAAACCGCCCGCATGGTGGTGCGCAAGGTGGTCGAGGCGCTGCTGAAAAAGCTCGAAGAGCCGATGCGCTCGGCGGTGAGCGGTGCGCTCGACCGCAGCCAGCGCAACCGCCGCCCGCGCCACAGCGAGATCGACTGGAACCGCACCATCCGCGCCAACCTCAAGCACTGGCAGCCCGACTACCGCACCATCGTGCCCGAGCGGCTGATCGGCTATGGCCGCAAGGCCCGCAGCCCGCAGCGCGAAGTCGTGCTGTGCATCGACCAGAGCGGCTCGATGGCCGCGTCGGTGGTGTATTCGAGCATCTTCGGCGCGGTAATGGCGTCGCTGCCGGCCGTGGCGACCAAGCTGGTGGTGTTCGACACCGCCATCGTCGATCTGACCGAGCAGCTCGACGACCCGGTGGAGCTGCTGTTCGGCGTGCAGCTGGGCGGCGGCACCGACATCAACGGCGCGGTGGGCTACTGCCAGTCGGTCATCCGCGAGCCGCGCAACACGATTCTGGTGTTGATTTCGGATTTGTACGAAGGCGGCGTGGAAGCGAATCTGCTGCGCCGCGCCGCCGAGCTGGTGGCCTCGGGCGTGCAGTTCATCACGCTGCTGGCGCTGAGCGACGAAGGCGCGCCGTCTTATGACCGCGCGCTGGCGGCCAAGCTGGCCGCGCTGGGCGTGCCGTCGTTCGCCTGCACGCCGGACGCCTTTCCGGGTTTGATGGCGGCGGCCATCCGCAAGGAAGACATCAACGCCTGGGCGGCTGGTCAGGGACTGCTGGCGACGCGGGGGCGCTGAAGCGGACGAAAATTTATGGAAAAAGTGCCTCTTGCGCAATAGGCACGGGCATAGCCAGCTATTAAATTCATAGTAACCAATCACCAATCACCATTAACCAAGGAAAAATCATGAGCATGGGCGCACGTTACATCGCGCTGCACAAGGACCGACTCAATGCGCTGCTGTCCGACCCGCAGGCATCTTTGAGCGCCTTTGTCTTTGATGACGCCAATCAGGCGCTCATCACCAGCTACAGCCTGGAGCAGGCGTGGGACGCCTTCCGCTGCCTGTTGGAAGACGACCTGCCCGAACTCAACGGGGGCGAGTTCTTGCAGGATGCCGATCTGGGCGAAGGCTGCTTTTTGATTTCCGCGCCGCAGGTGTCCAGCCTGGCGGAGCAACTGGCCGGCTTCAGCGCTGACGACCTGCGGGCGATGTTCGATTCGGAGCAGTTCCAGGCCGCTGATTTCTATTGGGAGAACGTCTGGAAAGAGAACTTCGAGGAGATTTCCGAAATGTTTGCCGGGCTGGTGACGTTTTTCGAGGGCGCGGCCAGTCGCGACGAGGCGATGCTTTTTTACGTGGGCTGACCGGAGCCAAAATCTGCCATGTACATTCCAAAACCCTTCGAAGAGTCGCGCCCGGAGGTGCTTCACGCATTCATCCGGCAGCATCCGCTGGCGACCCTCGTCATCAATGATGCCGAAGGCCTTGCCGCCGACCACATTCCCCTGCTGCTGCGCGCCGAAGCCGGGCCGTCGGGCAAGCTCCTTGGCCATGTGGCACGGTCCAATCCTTTATGGCAGAAAGCGGGCGATGGCATCCCGTGCCTGCTGGTGTTTCATGGCATTGACGGCTACATCTCGCCGAACGGCTATGCCAGCAAGC comes from Polaromonas naphthalenivorans CJ2 and encodes:
- a CDS encoding DUF1877 family protein — its product is MSMGARYIALHKDRLNALLSDPQASLSAFVFDDANQALITSYSLEQAWDAFRCLLEDDLPELNGGEFLQDADLGEGCFLISAPQVSSLAEQLAGFSADDLRAMFDSEQFQAADFYWENVWKENFEEISEMFAGLVTFFEGAASRDEAMLFYVG
- a CDS encoding VWA domain-containing protein; translated protein: MSESTFPPASPSLPDEARLRRWRLVLGGEAESSCGKLSGAPAEMDQALSALYDADGKNGLGRSSSRQGGRGGSAPSVARWLGDIRKYFPSSVVQVMQHDALERLNLRDMLLQPEMLESVQPDVHLVASLISLSRVIPATTKETARMVVRKVVEALLKKLEEPMRSAVSGALDRSQRNRRPRHSEIDWNRTIRANLKHWQPDYRTIVPERLIGYGRKARSPQREVVLCIDQSGSMAASVVYSSIFGAVMASLPAVATKLVVFDTAIVDLTEQLDDPVELLFGVQLGGGTDINGAVGYCQSVIREPRNTILVLISDLYEGGVEANLLRRAAELVASGVQFITLLALSDEGAPSYDRALAAKLAALGVPSFACTPDAFPGLMAAAIRKEDINAWAAGQGLLATRGR